The genome window CTCGATTAACTTGTTCAGGGGATCGTCCAGATTTTCCCATGCAAAGCGCGTCATGCGGTTGAAATGGACCCTCGCGCGATCCCCCGCGTCATACTCCAGGGTTCGGTTATCGATACAGTCATTGATCGTTTCCCAGGGGAAACCGCTCGCCCAGCAGCACATCTTCCCAGACCGAATGCAGTCCTCGAGGAAGGCTCTGGGGTTCAGCATATGCGCATGCCATACCATGAGGACATCTGCTCCTGTTAGCACTACTCGACGCCACTACCCATCTGATGGAGAATAGGTATATGAGAAAACTGTGTACCGATCACTCACCTAAAGGGGGCAGCGAATCCTTGGACCAAGATATCAGCCGGATGTCTTGGGTAATGTGATCATAGCTCTCATCCATCAAGTCCGTAAGGCGAGCGCGTGGCCTGTCGTTGGGGACGCACTTCACCCACCACTTCGTGTAACGATCAACTGCTCTAGCCGTATAGACAGCCcatctcttttctctcatgcGAGCCCGAACCTCGTTGATGTGGTCAGGGAACTCGGTCGGCGGCGGGTCAtggaggccgaagaggccaTCGTTCCCGGCCACACTATCACGCAGGTCCGCTAATGCCGCGATGAATTTGAGATGAGCGACACACTGGTCCCTGGTGACGGTTGTTGACGCAGGGGGACCGGCATTGTGCGACAGATCCAACGGTGGGATTGTTGATGGTTGCTCGTCAATCTGGTCATAGCCGGGTGGTTGCTCGGCAGACGGTCGATCAGAATCCTCTGCAGTCTTATCTTTGACGAGCTCTTGAGTAATAGTCATGTTGGCAGATACAGACGAATTAGAGTCATCAAGCTTGCTAAGGAAGAGATGTCCTTGCGGGAAGTGAAGTGAGCTCTTTAAATGTTCTACTTCAGCAGGTTTCGGGTGCACGCCAACAGCATGATCACTAAGGCTAAGCCATCAAGAACCTCAGTATAGAAACGATAAAGGTCATGCAATACCTGATCCGGTCATAGCACGTGCTGGCCTGCAGTCGGTCCATTCCAGGGTGCGAATCTCTCCGTACCAGACAGCTCCTGTTATCCTGACCAGCCTAGTGAAGTACCGAGTGAGAACTCCTGAGTACCAGGCAATGGCAGTGTAGGCCCGAAGGCTGTCCGGGGCAACAAGTTGGCGAGACACAGCCCCTCAGATCAGTTCAATCATATGTTGGGCCTTTATCAAGGGTCCAAACAAGGCATCATTATTGGATGGTCATCAATTAGCCTTCGGAGGCTTAGTTGGGCTTAGCCGTGCGCTGAATCGTAGTCACCGATGAGGAGTCTCTCACTGTGACCCGCGGTAGTTTTCTCGAAGCCGACACATTGAGGTCTCCACATACCAATTAATCTCATTAACTTAGGAAGAAACAGTTtacatactctgtagatacGTGGCAGGTGCCGAGAGCTCTCACGGTAATTGGATAGGCTTGAAGGATGTTTGTTTCACTCCATCTTCATGTTAGATGCCTTAGCTCCTTCAGGCAGCCATCAACTCCCAGTTGAGTCTCTGCATACACGGACACCCTTCACACAGTGGCTATGGTAGGCTTCAAAAATGAATCATACCAACAACCACAGAAGACACCAAAGACGCATAGCTCAATACAACCAATTCAAGGTTAGGAGAGCGTCCTCGACCCATATCCAGTTGTTCGACGGAGTACACAAGTGGTGGGAGGCCTTAAGTCACGTGGATCCAGCACGTGAGCGGGTGCGAGATCGGACAGTCGCTCGCCTCTCCCCCGCTTGTTACTCATCCATTGCTGAGGGGTCCATCGAGTCGCACGAAGAGTCAACTGGCTGGGTACTTGGGTTTTCTGATCGAAattatcttcttcagaaAGCACTTGTTTATATCAGATTTTTTCTTGCATTTCTTCCTGGCGCTGGATCCCTCGTTTTGGTCAAAAAGACCGTCGTGTGACAGCCGGTCTGGGGAAAAGTAATTTTTCTACGCCCAAGCTTTATCGGCTGCCGCGTGTCCAGTAATCGTCAACGTTCCCAGCCTGGCGTCAATCGGAGGATCATCGAGCGGAATCGGAGGCGGGGGTGCGCAAGGGGACATTCTGGAGCCAACAAGTGCACGGAATACTAATAatgcttctgctgctgccggcCCCGTAATGGGAGGTACCGGCCAGTCGTCTACTTCTCCTGCTGTTGGTCCCGATGGTTTGGGACAAGTCAAAAAGCGCACTGTCGCCATGGCGGGGCTGGAAAGCTCCCCTGGCAgtgtcgatgatgtcgaggacaatgatcagcgggaggagaagaagaggcagcCTGTGAAGCGAGCGTGCAACGAATGTCGACAACAAAAGGTAAGATTGTCGCGTGCCGTCGCTGGCGCTATCCAATCCTCAAGGAGTCCATGCTGACCGGGGGGGGGGTTATTCGATAGCTCCGATGTGATGTGATTCAAGACCCATGGACAGATTGTTCACGATGCCGTCGCTTGAAGCTCGAGTGCAAGATCGAGTCCAACTTCAAACGCGTTGGAAAGAGGAGTCGGAATGCTGAGATGGAACGGGAGATTATCGAGTTACGAAAGCAGATTGCCAGCGTGCAAGCCAACCCTGCTGCCATGACCCCTCAGCAACATGCGCCTTCTCTTCACTCCGCACATGTCACTCCAAAACAAGAGTCGAGCCATGTCAGCCCTGCGGGTGTATATCACACACCGTCCGCCATCTCATCCGATCAGTACATGGGCTCTCACGAGGCTGTTGCATCTCTACTTGACTTGCGCTCCGGCTTTGAAGGCTCAAACTACATGAGAAATGGGAATCTGTTCAAGCGGATTGAAGACGTGGTGGTTGCGCCGGAGAAAGTGACCGAGCTATTTGACCTGTAAGTCCCGCTCACCCCAACAGTGAGGTTTTTTGCATCGGTCTTACCAAAACAGGTTTTTCATGTTTTATCATCCCTTTCTTCCATTCCTTGACCGACAACGTGCGCCAGATGATTACTACAGCGTATCACCATTACTGTTCTGGACTATCATCAGCGTTGGAGCTCGGCGCTATCAGACAGATACCCATCTGCTCAACTCGCTGGCTGGCCCTGTCACACGACTGGTATGGAGTACGTTGGCGGATATTCCCCAGAGTTACCATGTTGTAAAGGCGCTCTGTCTGCTCTGTTCATGGCCATTCCCTACCAGCAGTACCTCGACGGATCCTACATTCATGTTATGCGGTATGATGATGCAAGTTGCCATGCAGCTGGGCTTGCACCGACCGTCTCATACCCAGGACTTTAGCAAGTTCCGAGTAGAACTtatcgaggaggagctcagAGACAAGGTGAGGACGTGGGCCATCTGTAATGTTGTCGCACAGCGGTATGTTCGTATCCTTCTACTTTCATGGACCTCGGCGCTCACGGACTCTAGTGTTGCAACGGGATATGGCCAGCCACCATCTACTCTGTACGACTGGACGCTATCAGCGAGCGGGTCGGTGGATCCGAATTTCAAGTTGCCCGAGGATATTAGACGCAGACTCGATGTTGAAATCTTCTGCGACAAGGTCACGAAGACGCTCTACACTAATCGGCGGGACCCTGTTGGCCTGTGCAGTGACCAAGAGAGATCTACGctgatttcttttctgtcGCGGGATTTTGATGACCTCGAGGACCAAGTCAAGTCAAGGACTGACGGTAAGCACTCCCAGCTGGTGCCGACATGTGACACGCCACTAATGTGGATCAGCTATAACCGACCTCTTTCTGCGTGCTGCCAATCTCCATCTGCACCTGTCGGCATTCTTTGACGATCCTCGAGCCAAAGACTATCGAGAACGTCTTCTGTCTCTCTACGTTGCAACCACGTCATTCCTCGAGGCAGCTATGTCTCTGGAGACGGATGTTGGCCCAGTCCTATCCTATACTCCCTACTACGTGTATCAGATGATGGTTGCTGGAGCCTGCACACTCCTCAAGCTCTGCAAGAGTTTCTTTTCGGCGCATATAGATATGGACTACACCAAGACCCTTTTCAACCGAACCATCTGGGCGATTCGGGGTGTATCGGTGTCCAGCAACGACCTCCCCGAACGGTTGGCGGAAGTCTTGGCCCAAATGTGGCGAATGGGCAGTACCCCGCAACAGAAAGCATCCGCTACTAGCGCCGAGGTGGATGATACCTTGATGCTCAAGGTCCGTTGCCGCATGAGCATGTCGCTCTTGTTTGACTCTGTCTGGCGATGGCGAGAAGACGCACAGACCAAAGGCCGCAATATCGAAGGTATGCTTGACCATCTTTGCAGTAGTATGGACCCCCGCCCTAATACttccctttttctccagCTTACCTCAAGAACCCGACAAATCCCGACTCGAACTCGGAATCTTCAGCGTCGTCAACCGCAGGGCCCGCAGGGCGCACCTCGTCCTCCACACCCGGCCTCCCGGCTGACCCAAGTCTCGCGTCCGCTACCATGATCCCACAGGGCAGTCTGGGAGTCGCCCCCGCCAGCGGAGTGACCAATCTCCCCAGTGGATTCCTCGAGCCCAACTACGAGGTCTTTGATCCTTTGAACTGGCTCCTGGAcggcctcgtcgatctccCGTACTCCTACTCCGCAATGTCAGGGATGGAGCCACAAACTATCGCCTGAAGTACCTGGCCGCGGCGTAATCATCAGTTATCTCACGCGAACATGTCGAGTTGTATCATACATATACCACGTTGACGCAGCCCCATTCTGGTCCGGAGCAAAGGAGTTGGGTTCTCTCATGGCTTTTATGTCTTTTTATGTTTAGCTATGGTACGCCATGTCATACTTTTTCATGTCCGATTCACCGCGATTAATGACTGCCACGGATATGAGTGGGTTGCTTGCTTATCATGATCAGTATCCTATCCAGCGATCATAAGATAGTTAATAGACACATGACTGATTATGTCATCTGATCTACATTCACCTTCCGTTTGATCACCTCGTAGCCCAAAGCATCAATCCACCCATCGATACAGATCGACCGAATACAATTTATAGAGGTACAGAGGTGATACAATGTCAGCCGAGAGCAGAAAAACAACAACAAGGATAGGCACAGGGACAACGACAGCCTCCTACCAAACCCACCGCCCCGCTTCTTCCCTCCTCATCGCCTCCAAACGACTCCTTGTGAAGCCCAGCCCCGTGCCCCAAACTATAACCCCCAACGTCCATCCCGCcagcatcaccatcaagCCTTCGTTATCTTCGATAGCTACACCTACGCGACCTACAGACCGATCAAAAGCGCATACTGTCGAGATGGATTTGTCGCAGCCGCCGCAGCCGTTCCTTGATCCCGGCGTATGGGAGCGGATGAAGGCCGCAGGGAGGGACGCGTCGAGGGGTCCAAGTGCCGAGCgggaggaaggggaggaagagaggaggcggcggagggagCGCGAGGCGGAGTTTGGGCAGATGGCGGTGCGAGGGAGAATGGGGGGATTAGGGAGGCAGGAGATGATCCACCGTCGCAGGTTGCATTGATTTTATCATCGTATCGTACTAGTACATCCAGTACACATATGGCTATATCAATGGACTcaaagaaacaaaaaaaaaaaaaaaaaaaaaagagcaaaTGCACGTGAACCTTAGACAAATCTCATCCGGTTCGTTGTCGTcatatcctcgtcgtcatATCGTAAGTCGTAAATGTCATGCAAAGTGGTCAAAACACTGCGGCGGCATAAAAGGCATGGAACAAGTATGCAAACAAGCAAATCATAGACATCATTCATATCATGAGAGTGCATCCCATCGAAATCTATCAGAGAAAATGAACTCATGGCAATTCATAACATGGCGTTCAGGGTCGGTTAAGAAGGTCGCGAGCCTGCATGCTAGAGCCCACCAACACCGCTTCGCCaatcttctgcttcagcttTTCCCTTCGTGCCTCGCGCTTTGCTTCTTCCCACTGCTGAAGCGAACGCCTCAGGCGTCTGCGGAAATTGCGCACGGGGCCCAGCTGAAGGCGCAGCCTCCACCACGACAAGGAGAGCATGCGACGCCGATGGAGAGAGGTCTGAGAGCGAAGCGCTTCAGGGCTAAGCATGGTGGAACCTATCAGAGCACTGCTCCTTTTGGGGTGGCGACGGGGATTCGTGCCCTGGAACGGGCTGCGACGAGCGAGGGAAGGCCCGTCGAACACAACCCGTGGCTGAGGCATTCCCAACGAGTTACTTATGATATGATCGGACTCCGTACGGGCGGCTTGTTGTGGAGGTTCTTCCGACTCTGGCGAGTCGTCCCAGAACCGACGTGGGCGCCAGAATGGATGAAGCCGGCTGTCGATATCTCTGCCTGCTTTGCGATTTTTTGCTGAGGCTACGGAGAGCGACCGGACGAAGCGATCAAAGGAATCTGATCGAGGGCGAACCACCCTGCGTCGGAGTGAGCCAAACCGCCGTAGATTGATACCATTCGACTCGTCCCTCTCATCTGACACCCTCAGCTGCCGGTCAGCCTCATCTTCGGGAGTCGGCGGGATAACGTTAGGGACTGGCGGATTCGGTGGCGGGCGAGGGTTCCTCAAAGGTGAATGGACATGACTTGAATCTTGAGGCAGAAGGTTCTCAGGCGTTCGTGAATCCCTCTGTCGTTGACAATCATCCGGCTGAGACGCTGGGTGATCGAGTGCAGCTCGCACAGGCTGATCAACAAGTAGGAGAGATTCATTATTATGAGGGAAGAAAGCAACTGTCTTCGCCTCCTTGATTTCAATCAACCctggcgacgatgatgcgACTGAGGCTGGCGTGAAGAGAATGGAAGGTGGGCGTAGGTGCGTCATGTCTTCGATGCCGATCCAGATGGATTGTGTCTTCGGAGCATCAGTGGCGTCCCAGCGGCCGGCATTCGAGGTCTGATTGTCGAGCCTTGGTTCGAGCTGTTCAATAGGGATCTTATCCATTTCACGATCCATGAGAAGGTCCTGGTTTGGAAGGCGCTCGGAGGCGAAGGACGGGCGCCGTGAGCTGTCCCTACTTGTGGGCGCTGACAATGAGGAGCTGCGAGGAGGAATCACCGGCCGACCAAGGCTGCGACCTCGGGGACGTGACGCTGGAGTAGCAGTAGCGATCGAGTCGGAAAATGTCCGCTTCCTCTGACGGGTAAGGTCGAGAGATGGCGGTCTATCCTTCCGCGCAGACTCAGGTCGCTGACTGGATCGGCGCCGGGAACCAGCCTTGGATGGATTCCGACTGTCAGAGTGAGAAGAACGAAGAGAAGAACGTCGCTCGGGAATCACGACTACAGGGACAACCTCGATATTTCGAGGAGGGCCATCCGCTGTGGCACTGGCTGGAACAGAGGTTTCAGACGCAATGCTCTTGCGAACTTGTTCGGTGATCCGAGCATCTTTATGGACTAGGCGGTGCTGGGAGTCTGGATTGGAAACAAGCGATGTACGTGCCGATTTGGTTACGGGCGAGCTGGTG of Aspergillus fumigatus Af293 chromosome 2, whole genome shotgun sequence contains these proteins:
- a CDS encoding putative C6 transcription factor (Leu3) produces the protein MNHTNNHRRHQRRIAQYNQFKVRRASSTHIQLFDGVHKWWEALSHVDPARERVRDRTVARLSPACYSSIAEGSIESHEESTGWVLGFSDRNYLLQKALIFSCISSWRWIPRFGQKDRRVTAGLGKIIVNVPSLASIGGSSSGIGGGGAQGDILEPTSARNTNNASAAAGPVMGGTGQSSTSPAVGPDGLGQVKKRTVAMAGLESSPGSVDDVEDNDQREEKKRQPVKRACNECRQQKLRCDVIQDPWTDCSRCRRLKLECKIESNFKRVGKRSRNAEMEREIIELRKQIASVQANPAAMTPQQHAPSLHSAHVTPKQESSHVSPAGVYHTPSAISSDQYMGSHEAVASLLDLRSGFEGSNYMRNGNLFKRIEDVVVAPEKVTELFDLFFMFYHPFLPFLDRQRAPDDYYSVSPLLFWTIISVGARRYQTDTHLLNSLAGPVTRLVWSTLADIPQSYHVVKALCLLCSWPFPTSSTSTDPTFMLCGMMMQVAMQLGLHRPSHTQDFSKFRVELIEEELRDKVRTWAICNVVAQRYVRILLLSWTSALTDSSVATGYGQPPSTLYDWTLSASGSVDPNFKLPEDIRRRLDVEIFCDKVTKTLYTNRRDPVGLCSDQERSTLISFLSRDFDDLEDQVKSRTDAITDLFLRAANLHLHLSAFFDDPRAKDYRERLLSLYVATTSFLEAAMSLETDVGPVLSYTPYYVYQMMVAGACTLLKLCKSFFSAHIDMDYTKTLFNRTIWAIRGVSVSSNDLPERLAEVLAQMWRMGSTPQQKASATSAEVDDTLMLKVRCRMSMSLLFDSVWRWREDAQTKGRNIEAYLKNPTNPDSNSESSASSTAGPAGRTSSSTPGLPADPSLASATMIPQGSLGVAPASGVTNLPSGFLEPNYEVFDPLNWLLDGLVDLPYSYSAMSGMEPQTIA